The following proteins are co-located in the Kiritimatiellia bacterium genome:
- a CDS encoding FAD-dependent oxidoreductase — protein MKKPVIMMKKKGMYDNAEIMSDFDVAVIGGGLAGICAAIAAARKGARTVLVHDRSVLGGNASSEIRVRISGASCGGWLPNAREEGIAGEIVEKSIRFNPENREAGISVVMWELCRQEKNLSLFLDTCVYEVEKEGRIVKSARAVQLSTEKRYKFKAAYFIDASGDGIVAAAAGAAYRIGFEAKSEYGETLAPDKANNLTMGASLGFQAEDMGHSVPFVRPEWAYHYPDDDALPFKLNFVSGAKKGGFAWIEYGGIIDSVRDTQEMREELLKCLFGVWDHLKNTPGHDMENYQLTWIGMAPGKREGRRFTGEYVLTEKDLRETNAFEDAVAYGGWPIDIHDPEGFKGRGIYAFHGMLDWIYSIPMRCLYSRDFDNLWLAGRTISVSKIAFGSTRIMGTLGICGEAAGYAAGLAVKKKQTCSRTAKQDYQEVQQAILKNGGYIPWKKNEDGADLALAAKAKATSEAACELISVSEFLELDRPRGVMFPVTADRIDAVELLLKNTSGREIVLAAKLRKAVYPGDFYQEEILAEAQASVAPGTGWVAFRFDRSLAPGLYWVSLPAAKNAGWAANREYPVGVYFGEQNLDELKKLAPFFPPGVSTTRWMTDTNASDGLFDANGGFLAPAPGRRKTGWTRNAVWHAGNQNLIKLPCPCFKIFPSSNAYAPEMIINGINRPEVFPNLWISDPEKGLPQSLALKWEKAQRFNSVHLIFDNDIDAFRPPVKPRPVTVKD, from the coding sequence ATGAAAAAACCGGTGATTATGATGAAAAAAAAGGGCATGTATGACAATGCGGAAATTATGAGCGACTTTGACGTTGCGGTGATCGGCGGCGGCCTGGCCGGCATTTGCGCGGCGATTGCCGCGGCGCGAAAAGGCGCGCGCACCGTCCTGGTGCACGACCGTTCCGTCCTCGGCGGCAATGCCTCCTCCGAGATCAGGGTGCGCATCAGCGGCGCCAGTTGCGGCGGCTGGCTTCCCAATGCCCGCGAGGAAGGCATTGCCGGGGAAATCGTTGAAAAATCCATCAGATTTAACCCCGAAAACCGCGAAGCGGGCATAAGCGTCGTGATGTGGGAGTTATGCCGGCAGGAGAAAAACCTTTCGCTTTTTCTGGACACCTGTGTTTATGAGGTTGAAAAAGAGGGACGGATTGTCAAATCCGCAAGGGCGGTGCAATTATCAACCGAAAAGAGATACAAATTCAAAGCCGCGTATTTTATTGATGCTTCCGGCGACGGCATTGTGGCGGCCGCGGCGGGCGCGGCGTATCGCATCGGGTTTGAGGCGAAAAGCGAATACGGCGAAACCCTGGCGCCGGATAAGGCCAATAACCTGACCATGGGCGCATCGCTCGGTTTTCAGGCCGAGGATATGGGCCATTCCGTGCCGTTTGTCAGGCCGGAGTGGGCTTATCATTACCCGGATGACGACGCCTTGCCTTTTAAATTGAATTTTGTGTCCGGCGCAAAGAAAGGCGGTTTTGCCTGGATAGAATACGGCGGCATCATTGATTCCGTCCGCGACACGCAGGAGATGCGCGAGGAATTGCTAAAATGCCTTTTCGGCGTGTGGGATCATTTGAAAAACACGCCGGGGCATGACATGGAAAACTATCAACTGACCTGGATCGGCATGGCGCCCGGCAAGCGGGAGGGGCGGCGTTTCACGGGAGAATACGTGCTGACTGAAAAAGACTTGAGGGAAACAAACGCGTTTGAGGACGCCGTCGCCTACGGCGGCTGGCCGATTGACATTCATGATCCGGAAGGATTCAAAGGCCGGGGGATTTACGCCTTTCACGGCATGCTTGACTGGATTTACTCCATTCCGATGAGATGTTTGTATAGCAGAGATTTTGACAACCTGTGGTTGGCCGGCAGAACCATCAGTGTTTCCAAAATCGCCTTCGGCTCCACGCGGATCATGGGCACGCTGGGCATCTGCGGCGAAGCGGCGGGATATGCCGCGGGTCTGGCCGTGAAAAAGAAACAAACCTGCTCCCGGACGGCAAAGCAAGATTATCAGGAAGTCCAGCAGGCTATTTTAAAAAATGGCGGATATATACCCTGGAAAAAAAACGAAGACGGAGCGGATCTGGCGCTGGCCGCCAAGGCCAAGGCGACGAGCGAAGCGGCTTGCGAATTGATTTCCGTGAGCGAATTTCTAGAGCTTGACAGACCGCGGGGAGTGATGTTCCCGGTAACGGCCGACAGGATTGATGCCGTTGAATTATTGCTGAAGAACACAAGCGGCAGGGAAATCGTCCTGGCCGCGAAATTACGGAAGGCCGTTTATCCCGGCGATTTTTACCAGGAAGAAATTCTGGCCGAGGCGCAGGCATCCGTTGCGCCCGGCACGGGCTGGGTTGCGTTCCGATTTGACCGCTCCTTGGCGCCGGGCTTGTACTGGGTTTCTTTGCCGGCCGCAAAAAATGCCGGGTGGGCCGCCAACCGGGAATATCCGGTCGGCGTTTATTTCGGCGAGCAGAACCTGGATGAATTGAAAAAGCTGGCGCCGTTTTTTCCGCCCGGGGTCAGTACCACGCGCTGGATGACGGACACGAACGCTTCGGACGGATTGTTTGACGCTAACGGCGGCTTTCTTGCTCCCGCTCCGGGCAGGCGAAAAACCGGCTGGACAAGAAATGCCGTCTGGCATGCGGGAAACCAAAATCTCATTAAGCTGCCTTGCCCGTGCTTTAAAATCTTTCCGTCAAGCAACGCATATGCTCCGGAAATGATTATAAACGGCATAAACCGGCCGGAAGTTTTTCCAAATCTCTGGATTTCCGACCCGGAAAAGGGATTGCCCCAAAGCCTGGCATTAAAATGGGAAAAGGCGCAACGTTTCAATTCAGTGCACCTGATTTTTGACAACGATATTGACGCGTTCCGTCCGCCCGTAAAACCCCGGCCGGTTACGGTGAAGGAT
- a CDS encoding choice-of-anchor Q domain-containing protein, whose amino-acid sequence MKRLIVIIIGSFFALNCPADTHYVTTNGSSINPYTTWETAGTSIIDVVNAAMTNTADRLVWVSNGTYYLTNQVSITNVLTLKSVNGHALTIVDGNNPPGKLVSNRCFFISAAAVLDGFTVQNGVGEGGGIRAYTDPIIQNCRITQNRSLNNGGGLNMTSRAILRNSIVDNNIAAARGGGLYGQDLSLINCTFVSNTCLANQGGGMRIDCPVDTTARLENVVSYFNQANGGSSSNFTFYTGAVGTGLYYIANCCIAPTSSFPGGGNRYYYTNNIQSNPQFIDKDAGNWRLQWASPCVNTGTNEDWMRNAVDLDGKTRLRYGTVDMGAYECIWGGSLYRFH is encoded by the coding sequence ATGAAACGCTTGATTGTAATTATTATCGGATCATTTTTTGCGTTGAACTGCCCTGCCGACACGCATTATGTGACGACTAACGGTTCATCAATAAATCCATATACCACCTGGGAAACGGCCGGCACGAGCATCATTGACGTGGTCAATGCCGCCATGACCAACACTGCGGACCGGCTGGTTTGGGTGTCCAACGGCACGTATTATCTGACCAACCAGGTAAGCATAACCAATGTTCTGACGCTCAAAAGCGTCAACGGGCACGCGCTGACGATTGTGGATGGGAATAATCCTCCGGGGAAACTTGTTAGCAATCGCTGTTTTTTTATCTCCGCGGCCGCCGTGTTGGATGGATTTACGGTTCAGAATGGCGTAGGTGAGGGCGGCGGAATTCGCGCCTATACCGACCCGATAATCCAAAATTGCCGGATAACGCAAAACAGAAGTTTAAACAATGGCGGGGGGCTGAATATGACTTCCCGCGCAATTCTGCGTAATTCCATTGTGGATAACAACATAGCTGCTGCGCGCGGGGGAGGGCTCTATGGCCAGGACCTGTCCCTTATAAATTGCACGTTTGTCAGCAATACATGTTTGGCCAATCAAGGCGGCGGCATGCGCATTGATTGTCCGGTTGACACAACCGCCAGGCTGGAGAATGTTGTTAGCTATTTTAACCAAGCGAACGGCGGTTCTAGCAGTAATTTCACATTTTACACCGGCGCGGTCGGCACCGGCTTATATTATATTGCCAACTGTTGCATTGCGCCCACGAGTTCGTTCCCCGGAGGGGGCAATCGGTATTATTACACCAACAACATCCAGTCCAATCCGCAGTTCATAGACAAGGACGCGGGCAATTGGCGGCTTCAATGGGCTTCGCCATGCGTCAATACGGGCACGAACGAGGATTGGATGCGGAATGCGGTTGACCTGGATGGCAAAACCCGCCTGCGTTACGGCACGGTTGACATGGGAGCTTATGAATGTATCTGGGGAGGCTCTTTGTACCGCTTTCATTAA
- a CDS encoding amidohydrolase family protein, producing MKIFLNHCHVAPEGTYSRNDPALGSLRGLEEILRALSATRAVALAPFMHCMPNDGWYRNPLPQENACNEWLYNEIRNYPEITAFITVSPKNPEAGKILETYARKGFKGVKLHPPVFQVGLDEPAVDDFCRRVEEIGLPLLIHTSSHGWHPEKYRPRLIGLLAAKYPRLKIIVEHMGGRDYFEEALAMLEKYKNCYAGLTSTLQPRTGDNRPDAPAGLENSSYLAPEKTMEIVRRIGCRRIIYGMDYPFNNAALTASDLEHIRDWPVSAEEKEYILWKTLEELLDAKQS from the coding sequence ATGAAAATATTCTTGAACCATTGCCATGTGGCGCCGGAGGGAACTTACAGCCGGAACGATCCGGCCCTGGGTTCTTTGCGCGGATTAGAGGAAATACTGCGCGCATTAAGCGCAACAAGGGCTGTGGCATTGGCGCCGTTCATGCATTGCATGCCGAACGACGGCTGGTACCGGAACCCCCTGCCGCAAGAAAACGCCTGCAATGAATGGCTTTACAACGAGATCCGCAATTATCCGGAAATCACGGCGTTTATTACGGTCAGTCCGAAAAACCCCGAAGCAGGCAAAATCCTGGAAACATACGCGCGCAAGGGATTTAAAGGCGTGAAACTCCATCCGCCGGTTTTCCAGGTCGGTCTGGACGAACCCGCAGTGGATGATTTCTGCCGCCGCGTGGAAGAGATCGGCCTGCCGCTGCTGATTCATACCAGCTCGCACGGATGGCATCCGGAAAAATACCGTCCGCGTCTAATCGGCCTGCTGGCCGCAAAATATCCGCGGCTGAAAATTATCGTGGAACACATGGGCGGACGGGATTATTTTGAAGAGGCTTTGGCGATGCTTGAAAAATATAAAAATTGTTATGCCGGGTTGACGTCAACGTTGCAGCCCCGAACCGGGGACAACCGGCCGGATGCCCCCGCCGGCCTGGAAAACTCCAGCTATCTTGCGCCGGAAAAGACAATGGAGATTGTCAGGCGAATCGGCTGCCGGCGCATAATCTATGGCATGGATTATCCCTTTAACAACGCCGCGCTGACGGCATCCGATTTGGAACATATCCGGGATTGGCCGGTCAGCGCGGAGGAGAAGGAATACATTCTTTGGAAAACACTGGAAGAACTGCTGGACGCGAAACAATCATGA
- a CDS encoding LamG domain-containing protein has product MDDGMVAAKPITKGMSAVTVTMWVKGEYKIGNLLRGPVIIHFQNDMGFYLSGQDGKGSGYLDWDRNIADSQNWRHLAAVWSSPGVGDGKMKLYIDGIKQKNELAYAGGTGGLAGGYLCLAGRFNHRIGAFRGELEDVRIYDRALTDEEVFDVYRGNGFDVVTNGLAVWYPLKDKDAELMIENNGFAIRDKSGNGRHGEIKGAPVWKNDDAAAQKRSAQIGIACENLGRKKAKCETLRQSLTKWFEEHPSGHMKWRARFDELNKKNSATFREIGMLRDYNELHAEIGLAELYETK; this is encoded by the coding sequence ATGGATGACGGCATGGTGGCGGCAAAACCAATAACGAAAGGCATGAGCGCCGTTACGGTGACAATGTGGGTCAAGGGGGAATATAAAATCGGCAATTTACTGCGAGGCCCGGTCATTATCCATTTTCAAAATGACATGGGATTTTACCTGTCCGGTCAGGACGGAAAAGGAAGCGGCTACCTTGATTGGGATAGAAACATTGCTGACAGTCAAAACTGGCGGCATTTGGCGGCGGTCTGGAGCAGTCCCGGGGTTGGCGACGGAAAGATGAAACTGTATATAGATGGGATCAAGCAGAAGAACGAACTGGCATATGCCGGGGGAACAGGGGGGCTCGCCGGCGGATATTTATGCCTGGCGGGGCGGTTTAATCATCGTATCGGCGCCTTTCGGGGGGAATTGGAGGATGTCCGTATTTATGACAGGGCGTTGACTGACGAAGAGGTTTTTGACGTGTATAGGGGAAATGGTTTTGACGTTGTAACGAACGGGCTGGCGGTCTGGTATCCCCTGAAGGACAAAGATGCGGAATTGATGATTGAAAACAATGGCTTCGCGATCCGGGACAAGTCCGGCAACGGCCGGCACGGGGAAATAAAGGGCGCGCCGGTCTGGAAAAACGACGACGCGGCGGCGCAAAAAAGGAGCGCGCAAATCGGGATTGCCTGCGAAAATCTGGGCCGGAAAAAGGCCAAATGCGAGACACTGCGGCAGTCCTTGACAAAATGGTTTGAAGAACATCCGTCCGGCCATATGAAATGGCGGGCGCGTTTTGATGAATTGAACAAAAAAAACAGCGCGACATTCCGGGAAATCGGCATGTTGCGTGATTATAACGAACTTCATGCCGAAATAGGATTGGCGGAGTTATATGAAACCAAATGA